The nucleotide sequence CGACGCCCGGCAGACCCGGGGCCGGCGGCGGGCGTAGAGGTCGAGCACCCGGCGCGCCATCCGCGGGGACAGGTACGCCCCGCCGGCGGCGACCGCGCGCACCCCGTCGACGATCTCCCGCGGGTCGCCGGTCTTGAGCACGAACCCGCCGGCGCCGTCGGCGAGCGCCCGGACCAGGTAGTCGTCGTCGGCGAAGGTGGTGAGCACCAGGATCGCGCAGCCCAGGTCGCGGCGGGTGATCTCGGCGGCGGCGTCCAGCCCGTCGGTGCCGGGCATCCGCACGTCCAGCACGGCGACGTCCGGCCGGTGCGCGGTGGCCAGCTCGATCGCCTCCCGCCCGTCGGCCGCCTCGGCGACGACCTCGATGCCGGGATCGCTGGCCAGCACGGCCCGCACCCCGACCCGCACGACGGCCTCGTCGTCGGCCAGCAGCACCCGGGTCATGTCCCGATGGTGCCCGGTGCCGTCGCCGATCGGACGATCAGGTCCTTGTGCACCAGCACCCCACCGGCCCAGCAGAGCCTGCGCAGGTCCGCGGCGCTGGTGCCGAACGGGTCGACGCCCACGCTGTAGTACTCGCACCAGGCACCGGGCGGGCGCGGGATGCCGGTGCCGTCGGTGCGGGTGCGCATCGGGAGCACGTGCTCGACGGCGGCCCGCTCGGTACCGGCGGTCAGTGCGTCGAAGGTGTCGGCGGGCAGCACCGAGGTCGCGGCATCGAGCACCCGGTAGGTCGACACCAGCAGCACCGAGACGGCGAAGGCGGCCGCGATCCCGCGGACCGCGGTGCTGCGGGAGCGGCGCACCGCGCCGAGCGCGACCCGCCGGGCCGTCTCCACCGCGGGCAGGCCGGAGTCCCCGGTGCGGGCCGTCACCGGCAGCCGGGCCGCGAGCAGGTGGTCGGTGCCGGAGCGGCCGTGCTCCAGCGTCCCGCCGAGCGCTGCGGTGTCCGCGGACAGTCCGGGCAGTCCGCTCCCGGAGCCCGGAGCGGACGGTCCGGGGCGCGCCCCGCGGGTCCGGACGACGACGTCGATCTCGCCGTCCCGGCGGACGATCGACACCTCGGCCGGGGCGTCACCGGCGTGCTTGACCGCGTTCGTCAGACCCTCCCGCACCACCCGCACCACCAGCGCGGACACCGCCGGAGCGGTCCCGTCGAGCGCGGGCGCCGGATCGGCCGGGACCAGCTCCACGGCGCGACCGGCCGCCCGCACACCGGCGACGACCGCGGTCACGTCGGCGCCGGCACCGGTCGGTGGGGCCCGGTCGGCGCCCAGCGCGGACACCGCCTGCGCGAGGTGCTCGGCCGCGGCGCTCACCTGCTCGCGGGCCTCGCCGACGCCACGGCGGGCCTCGGCGGGCAGGTCCCGGTCCAGTTCCAGGGCGCCGAGCCGCAGCGCGGCCCGCGCCAGATCGTGCCCGACCAGGTCGTGCATGTCGGCGGCCAGCCGGGCCCGCTCCCGCATCCGGGCCTCGTGCTCGGCGGTCCGGGCCAGCTCCTCCCACTGCGCGGCGAACTGCCAGCCCGCGTTGCCCAGCGCCGCCCGCTCCCGGAACCACCGGCCCACCAGCCACGGGCACCACAGCAGCACGCCCAGCCCGATCCCGGCGGCGAGCGCGGTGTCCACCCCGCCGGTCGTCGCGTGGACGGCGAGCGCACCCGCCGGCGGGACGAGTGCCGGGAACCACGCCGAGCGGCGGTCCCCGAAACGTCCGGCGAGCCCGCCCGCGACCAGCACCAGCGGGGCGAGCGCGGTCGCCGCGAACAGGCTCTCCCGGGCGCCGAGGAGCAGCCACACCACCAGCCACGATGCCGACGCGAGCACCACCCCGGCACCGATCGCGGTGCCGCGTTCGCTCATCGGCGCCCCGCGTGACGGCGGGCGGCAGGCAACCGTCCGGCGAGCAGCACTCCCAGCGTGAGGGTCACGACGGCCACCATGCCACCCAGCCCGAACCCGACGACGACGTCGTGCGGGAAGTGTGCCCCGGCGAGCACCCGCGATCCGGCCACGGCGAGACCGCAGCCCAGCGCGAGCAGCCCCACACCGCGGGCCCCCAGCCGCAGCGCGACCAGCAGCACACCGACCGCCAGCGCGCCGGCGACCGCGGAGTGGTTACTCGGGAACGACCAGCTCCCCGGGTCCGGGCACACCCCCCACTCCGGGAAGCCGGTGAGCAGCCGGCACGGCCGGTCCACCGCCAATGCGTCCTTCAGCAGCTCGTTCAGCTGCCAGGCGAGGACCGTCGCGACCGGCACGGCGAACACCGCCGCCGTGGTCGCCGGGCCGGTGCCGCGGCCGAGCCACCACAGCCACATCCACACCGCGACGGTGAGCAGCAGCGCCAGCTCACCGACCAGCGCGACCACCGCCCCGGTCCGGTCCGGGGCCCCGGTGAGCAGGGCGAGGATCCGGGTCAGCTCGGCGGCGCTCGCGTCGGGGACATCGGAGATCGGCAGCATGCCGGCACCCTCACCGACCCGGTGCCCCCGCGGATCCGACGATCGGCAGGGACCACCCCCGACGATCGTCAGGCGGCGGGCCTCCGGTGGTGCTGCGGGCAGGTCGGCCCGAGCCGGTCACCGACGACGATCCGGGCGGCCGCCAGCGCCCGCCCCACCGCCGGGGAGCGGCCGGGCCCCAGCCGCAGGTGCCTGCCCTCCCGGTCGGCGTGCCGGCAGCCGGTGAGCACCGCCGCGAGGCCGGCGGCGGCCAGGTGATCCACCCCGGAGAGGTCCAGCTCGACGCAGCAGCAGCGGTCGACCCAGCCGATCAGGAACACCGACAGCGGCGGCGCGGTGGCCGCGTCGATCCCGCCCCGGCACCGGAGCACGACCGACCCGTCCGGCCGGTACTCGGCGCTCGCCCGCAGCGGGTCGGCCGCGAGCTCGTCGTACCCGGCCGGCGGGCCGGTCATCGCAGCACGTCGTCGATCACGACGGTCAGCTCGGTCGTCGCCAGCCCGGTCAGGCTGGCCACCCGTTCGGCGACGGTCCGCCGGACCTGGTCGGCGAGCGCGTTGAGATCCCGTCCGTAGTCGGCGGCGAGCACGATCTCGATCGCCGTGCTGGCCCCGGCGACGCCCGCGACGACGTCGTCGGCCGTGCCGTTCGCGTCGAGGGTCCGGCTCAGCGCGACCCGGACGCCGGGCACCGACTGCGCGGAGCGGCGGGCGGTCACCACGACCACCCGTGCCGCGATCCGGGTGACGCCGTCCGGACCGGCCAGCACGGCGTGATCGGGTTCGGACAGCACGCCGCGGATCTGGCGCAGGATCCGGTCGATCCGGCCCGCCGGCGCGGCCACCGGCTGGGCGGCGAGCTCGCGCACCGGCGACCACAGCCGCCCGTACTCGCCCAGCGCCGCCTGGCAGTGCACGCAGCCCTGCTGATGCTCGTCGCGCCGGTCCGCACGCCCGGCCGCGACCTGGTCGAGCAGTTCGTCCACCGAACGTCCGCAGGCCAGCCGGTCACGGCTCCCGGAGCCCTCGTTCTGGCTGGTCATGCCCACTCCCGCAGGGTGTCGAGGAGTCGTCGTCGCGCCCGGGACAGCCGTCCGCGGACCGTCGCCTCGGACACGTTCAGGATGGCTGCCACCTCCTGGTACGTCATCTGCTCGATGTCGACGAGTACCACTGGAGCACGTAACTCGGCCGGCAGCGCGGTGACGGCCGCGAGCGCGGCCTGGGCGTGCCTCCTCGCCTCCACCTGCAGGTCCGCCCCCGGTGAGACGGTCACGTCCGGATCGTCGAGCGGCTCGAACCGGGGCCGCCTGTTGATCAGGTTGATGCACCGGTTCACCACCACTCGGTAGAGCCAGGTGGTGAACAGGCTGTCCCCGGCGAAGCCGGTCAGTGCCGTCCACAGCGCGACGACGACATCCTGCGCGACGTCCTCGGCGTCGTGCGGATTCCCCACCATCCGCAGCGCGATCCGGTAGATCCGATCGCGGTGGCGGCGCACCAGCTCCTCATAGGCATCGACGTCGCCGCCCTTGACCTTCCCGATGAGCCAGTCGTCGGCGGCCGCGTCCAGCCGGTCGTTCTCCCCCACCCGCGGCACCTGGGAGCCCCCTCCGTCGAACGCCTCCGGTCGGGCCCGCCCCCGGGTGGGCCCGACCGGTCCGAGGCCCGTGGCACCCCCCGGGTCGCTCACGGGGCGTCGGTCCCCTTCCTCGGCATCAGTGGGACACATCGGTTCGCCGAACCTCACGGCCCGGTTCGGTGATGCGCACCACAGTTCTGCACTTTCGTGAAAGCCGTTGCCGGACGGCACCGTCCCTGATGTGCTCACCAGCATGAACCGCGTCCTGACCCTGCCCGTCGACGGCCCCGTGATCGCTTCCGAGGCCGACGCGCTCGGCGTGCTCGGCGACGCGTTCGGGCAGCAGGCCGAGCAGGTCGAGATCCCGGTGCAGCGGCTCGATCCGGAGTTCTTCCGGCTGCGCAGCGGGCTGGCCGGTGCGATCACCCAGAAGTTCGCGCAGTACGGCGTCCGGCTGACCGTCGTCGGCGACGTCTCCCGGTGGGCCGCGGAGCCCGGCCCGGTCGCCGACTGGATCCGGGAGGCCAACCAGGGGGCCGGCACGCTGCGGTTCACCGGATGACGGTGCTCGACCGGCGGTCGCTGAACCGGGCGACGCTCGCCCGCCAGCAGCTGCTCGAACGGCACGGCCCGGACGAGATCGTCGCCCGTCTCGGCGGGTTGCAGGCCCAGGAACCCCGCGAGCCCTACACCGGACTGTGGTCCCGGGTCGCGGACTTCGACCCGGCTCCCACCTCGGCCGCGCTGCACGACCGGACGCTGGTGCGCACCGTTCTGATCCGCCGGACCGTGCACCTGGTGACGGCCGCCGACTGCCTCGCCTTCCGCGGGCTGTGCCAGCCGATGATCACCCAGCGGACCTGGGGTGCGCGGCGGGCCGAGCTGCCCGGGGTGGACCCGGGAGTGCTCGCCGACGCCGTGCGGCCGTGGTTCGCCGAGACCCCGCGCACCGGCGGGGAGGTCGCGCGGCTGGTCGCGGACCGGTTCCCGGGGGCGGGGCACGCGGCGCTGGCCGACGCGGCGATCTCGGTGATCCCGCTGGTCCAGGTCCCGCCGCGGGGCACCTGGGACGGCTCCGGGCCGGCCCGGCTCACCACGGTGGACGCCTGGCTGGGGAGCGACCCCGATCCGGAGCCGGACGCCGCCGCACTGGTGCTGCGTTATCTACGCGCGTTCGGCCCCGCCGCGAGCGCCGATCTGCGCGCCTGGTGCGGCCTGACCGGGCTGCCCGCCGTCGTCGCGCGGCTGCGCCCGCAGCTGCGGACCTTCCGGGACGAGCGCGGCCGCGAGCTGCTCGACGTCGCCGATACCCCGCTGCCGGACCCGGACACCCCGGCCCCGCCACGGTTCCTGCCCGCCTTCGACAACGTCGTACTCGGGTTCGACGACCGCAGCCGGATCATCGACGACGCGCACCGCGGCCTGAGCATCACCGGGGCCCGATTCGTGCTGGTCGACGGGCGGGTCGCCGCCACCTGGACCATCTCCGGGGACGATCTCGCGGTGCACCCGTTGCGGCCGTTCACCCGGGCCGAGGCCGACGCCGTCGGCGTCGAGGGGGAACGGCTGCGCGGGTTCCTGACCGGCGGCGCATCCGGGACCGGCGGATCGACGACGATCGGCGGGTCAGTCGATCGGCCGCCACGGGCGCGGGGGCAGCGTCGGCAGCCCGGTCGGTGAGCACTGCCCGCCCCGCTCCCCCGCCAGCCGGAACACCAGCCAGCCGGACAGCGCGGCCAGGATCGACCCGGTCAGGATGCCGATCTTCGCCTCGGCGATCAGCAGCTCGTCGTCGAGCGCCAGCTCGGTGACGAACAGCGCGACCGTGAACCCGATCCCGGACAGCGCGGACCCACCGAGCAGCTGCCCCCAGCGCAGCGTGTCCGGCACCCGGCCCAGGCCGGTGCGCAGCACGAGCCAGGTGCCGGCGGCGACACCGATCGGCTTGCCGACCACGAGACCGAGGATGATCCCCCAGGTCAGCAGCGAGGTCGCGGCGGCGGACAGGGTCTGCGCGTCCAGCACCACACCGGCGTTGGCGAGCACGAACAGCGGCACGATCACGTAGCTGCTCCACGGCTGGATCCGCTGCTGCAGGCGCTCGTTCGGGGAGACCGCGGCGACCGCGACGACCTGCGCGGTCCGGGCCCGCTCCGGGGTCGGGTCGAGCAGGAAGTTCTTGCCGGCCCCGATCGCGGCCGCCATGTCCTGCCGGCGCGGTGCGTAGGCGTTCACCAGCAGCCCGAGCGCGACACCGACGACACTCGGGTGCACCCCGGACCGCAGCACCGCCAGCCACGTCAGGATCCCGATCGTGGCGTAGAACGGGGTCCGCCAGAACCGGACGTGCCGCAGCCCCAGCAGCCCCGCCAGCAGCACCACCGCGATCAGCAGCGCGGTGAGGTCGACCTCGTCGGTGTAGAACAGCGCGATCGCCGCGACCGCCCCGATGTCGTCCACGATCGCCAGTGCCAGCAGGAACACCCGCAGCTGGTCCGGGCAGCGCGGGCCGAGCAGCGCCAGCACCCCGAGCATCACCGCGGTGTCGGTGGAGATCGCGATGCCCCAGGCCCCGGCGGCCTCCCCGCCGGCGTTGAGCGACAGGAACACCAGCGCCGGGACCACGAGCCCGCCGACGGCCGCGGCGGCCGGGGCCGCGATCGCCCGCGCTCCCCGCAGCTCGCCGAGCGTGGTCTCGCGGGCGATCTCCAGACCGACGGACAGGAAGAACAGCACCATCAGGCCGTCGTTCACCCAGTGCCGTACGTCCAGCGCCAGCTCCGCACCACCGAGCCGGATCGCCAGCTCGGTGTGCCAGAAGCTCTCGTAGCCGGCACCGGTGTTCGCCCAGAGGAGCGCGCCGAGCGCCGCGACGACCAGCAGCACCGCCGATCCGGACTCGGTGCCGAGGAAGCGCCGGGCGGCGTCGGAGAGATCGCCGCGCTCGACCAGGGTGGTGACCGCCATGCAACGATCCTGCCGTTGCGCTGTGCACACTGTCTGCAGGAGGTGCCCCATCAGCTCGATCGATCCACCTGTCGGCCCGTACGACCACACGCTGGGACCGCCGGCCGCGGAGTTCACCCTGGTCGAGTACGGCGACTACGAGTGCCCCTACTGCCGGGCGGCGGTGCCGGTGATCGAGCAGGTCCGGGAGCGGCTGGGCGACCGGCTCCGGTTCGTGTTCCGGCACTTCCCGCTGCACGAGATGCACCCGCACGCGCTGGCCGCGGCACTGGCCGCGGAGATGGCGGCACTGGAGGGCCGGTTCTGGGAGATGCACGACGCGATGTACGCGCCGGGGCCGCCCCGGCTGAGCCAGGCCGACCTGGCCGGGCACGCCGAGACCGCCGGGGTACGGCCGGAACGGGTGCTCTGGCCGGCGACCCAGAAGGTCGAGGACCGGGTCGAGGCCGGCTTCAACGCGGCCGTGCGCAGCGGGGTGCGCGGCACGCCGACGCTGTTCGTGAACGGGGAGCAGTACCGCGGGAACGTCACGGTCGACGCCCTGACCGCGGCGCTGGAGCAGGATCCGGTCGTCTACTGACCGGCGGCCTCCGGCCCGACCAGCAGCACCGGGCAGTCCGCGTGCTGGATCAGTGACAGCCCGGTGGACCCGAGCAGCAGCCCGGTGAATCCGCCGCGCCCCCGGGTCGCGACGACCACCAGCCGGGCGCCGGTGCTGCGCTGCGCCAGCGCACGGCTCGGCTCGGACCGCTCGACGACCCGCTCGACGGCGACGTCGGGGTAGCGCTCCGACCATCCGGCGAGCCGCTCGGCGAGCGCCCGCTCCTCGGCGTCGCGCAGCCGGTCGAACGCGCCGGCGGCGCGCAGTGCCGGGGATCGGCCGTCGTGCCAGGCGTAGAGCGCGACCAGTCCCGCACCGTGCGCCGACGCCGCCTCGAACGCGTGCTCCAGCGCGGCGTCGGACAGCGGCCCGCCGTCCACCCCGACCAGCACCGGGGCGCTCTCGCGTGCGGTGCCGCGGACCACCGCCACCGGGCACTGCGCGTGCGAGGCCACCGCGAGGGTCACCGAGCCGAGAGCGGTGCCGATCCGGCCGCGGCCGGACGAGCCCAGCACCAGCAGCGACGCCGTCCGGGACGCCTCGTGCAGCACCGACGAGGGAGCCTCGGTGTCCTGCCGGGTCTCGACCGGTACCGCCGGTGCGGTCTCCGCCGCGACGCTCCGGGCCGCGTCGAGGATCGTCCGGGCCTCCTCGCGCACGGCTGCCTCGACGTCGTCGAGCAGGGGTGCCACGGCGGCGTCGGCGTAGAGCCCGGCGATATCGAACGCGTACAGCAGGTGCAGCTCGGCGTGCCGGTGCGCGGCCTCGGCCGCGGCCCAGCGGACCGCGTCGAGCGCCGCGTCCGATCCGTCCACCCCGACCACGATCGTGCCCATCACAACCACCCCGTTCCCGGCCGGCATCCGATCTCCGGCCTCCACAGTGCTCCCCCGCGCGGCCCGCCGCATCCGGGCGCCGCGCCGGGCCGCCGCGGGCCCGCGCGGGCCGCGTCCGGCACCCACGATCCGGCCGAAGATCGCTACGGTGGCGGCCGTCACCGGT is from Pseudonocardia autotrophica and encodes:
- a CDS encoding DUF4180 domain-containing protein, with the translated sequence MNRVLTLPVDGPVIASEADALGVLGDAFGQQAEQVEIPVQRLDPEFFRLRSGLAGAITQKFAQYGVRLTVVGDVSRWAAEPGPVADWIREANQGAGTLRFTG
- a CDS encoding winged helix DNA-binding domain-containing protein, translating into MTVLDRRSLNRATLARQQLLERHGPDEIVARLGGLQAQEPREPYTGLWSRVADFDPAPTSAALHDRTLVRTVLIRRTVHLVTAADCLAFRGLCQPMITQRTWGARRAELPGVDPGVLADAVRPWFAETPRTGGEVARLVADRFPGAGHAALADAAISVIPLVQVPPRGTWDGSGPARLTTVDAWLGSDPDPEPDAAALVLRYLRAFGPAASADLRAWCGLTGLPAVVARLRPQLRTFRDERGRELLDVADTPLPDPDTPAPPRFLPAFDNVVLGFDDRSRIIDDAHRGLSITGARFVLVDGRVAATWTISGDDLAVHPLRPFTRAEADAVGVEGERLRGFLTGGASGTGGSTTIGGSVDRPPRARGQRRQPGR
- a CDS encoding RNA polymerase sigma factor — translated: MGENDRLDAAADDWLIGKVKGGDVDAYEELVRRHRDRIYRIALRMVGNPHDAEDVAQDVVVALWTALTGFAGDSLFTTWLYRVVVNRCINLINRRPRFEPLDDPDVTVSPGADLQVEARRHAQAALAAVTALPAELRAPVVLVDIEQMTYQEVAAILNVSEATVRGRLSRARRRLLDTLREWA
- a CDS encoding DsbA family protein, whose protein sequence is MHTVCRRCPISSIDPPVGPYDHTLGPPAAEFTLVEYGDYECPYCRAAVPVIEQVRERLGDRLRFVFRHFPLHEMHPHALAAALAAEMAALEGRFWEMHDAMYAPGPPRLSQADLAGHAETAGVRPERVLWPATQKVEDRVEAGFNAAVRSGVRGTPTLFVNGEQYRGNVTVDALTAALEQDPVVY
- a CDS encoding sensor histidine kinase, translating into MSERGTAIGAGVVLASASWLVVWLLLGARESLFAATALAPLVLVAGGLAGRFGDRRSAWFPALVPPAGALAVHATTGGVDTALAAGIGLGVLLWCPWLVGRWFRERAALGNAGWQFAAQWEELARTAEHEARMRERARLAADMHDLVGHDLARAALRLGALELDRDLPAEARRGVGEAREQVSAAAEHLAQAVSALGADRAPPTGAGADVTAVVAGVRAAGRAVELVPADPAPALDGTAPAVSALVVRVVREGLTNAVKHAGDAPAEVSIVRRDGEIDVVVRTRGARPGPSAPGSGSGLPGLSADTAALGGTLEHGRSGTDHLLAARLPVTARTGDSGLPAVETARRVALGAVRRSRSTAVRGIAAAFAVSVLLVSTYRVLDAATSVLPADTFDALTAGTERAAVEHVLPMRTRTDGTGIPRPPGAWCEYYSVGVDPFGTSAADLRRLCWAGGVLVHKDLIVRSATAPGTIGT
- a CDS encoding response regulator encodes the protein MTRVLLADDEAVVRVGVRAVLASDPGIEVVAEAADGREAIELATAHRPDVAVLDVRMPGTDGLDAAAEITRRDLGCAILVLTTFADDDYLVRALADGAGGFVLKTGDPREIVDGVRAVAAGGAYLSPRMARRVLDLYARRRPRVCRASVDALTGRERAVLGLLGAGLSNAEIGRELHVVEGTVKVHVSAVLDRLGVRNRVQAAIVAHEHDLIPE
- a CDS encoding phosphatase PAP2 family protein, producing MLPISDVPDASAAELTRILALLTGAPDRTGAVVALVGELALLLTVAVWMWLWWLGRGTGPATTAAVFAVPVATVLAWQLNELLKDALAVDRPCRLLTGFPEWGVCPDPGSWSFPSNHSAVAGALAVGVLLVALRLGARGVGLLALGCGLAVAGSRVLAGAHFPHDVVVGFGLGGMVAVVTLTLGVLLAGRLPAARRHAGRR
- a CDS encoding Asp23/Gls24 family envelope stress response protein, whose protein sequence is MTSQNEGSGSRDRLACGRSVDELLDQVAAGRADRRDEHQQGCVHCQAALGEYGRLWSPVRELAAQPVAAPAGRIDRILRQIRGVLSEPDHAVLAGPDGVTRIAARVVVVTARRSAQSVPGVRVALSRTLDANGTADDVVAGVAGASTAIEIVLAADYGRDLNALADQVRRTVAERVASLTGLATTELTVVIDDVLR
- a CDS encoding universal stress protein → MGTIVVGVDGSDAALDAVRWAAAEAAHRHAELHLLYAFDIAGLYADAAVAPLLDDVEAAVREEARTILDAARSVAAETAPAVPVETRQDTEAPSSVLHEASRTASLLVLGSSGRGRIGTALGSVTLAVASHAQCPVAVVRGTARESAPVLVGVDGGPLSDAALEHAFEAASAHGAGLVALYAWHDGRSPALRAAGAFDRLRDAEERALAERLAGWSERYPDVAVERVVERSEPSRALAQRSTGARLVVVATRGRGGFTGLLLGSTGLSLIQHADCPVLLVGPEAAGQ
- a CDS encoding STAS domain-containing protein, which encodes MTGPPAGYDELAADPLRASAEYRPDGSVVLRCRGGIDAATAPPLSVFLIGWVDRCCCVELDLSGVDHLAAAGLAAVLTGCRHADREGRHLRLGPGRSPAVGRALAAARIVVGDRLGPTCPQHHRRPAA
- the nhaA gene encoding Na+/H+ antiporter NhaA gives rise to the protein MAVTTLVERGDLSDAARRFLGTESGSAVLLVVAALGALLWANTGAGYESFWHTELAIRLGGAELALDVRHWVNDGLMVLFFLSVGLEIARETTLGELRGARAIAAPAAAAVGGLVVPALVFLSLNAGGEAAGAWGIAISTDTAVMLGVLALLGPRCPDQLRVFLLALAIVDDIGAVAAIALFYTDEVDLTALLIAVVLLAGLLGLRHVRFWRTPFYATIGILTWLAVLRSGVHPSVVGVALGLLVNAYAPRRQDMAAAIGAGKNFLLDPTPERARTAQVVAVAAVSPNERLQQRIQPWSSYVIVPLFVLANAGVVLDAQTLSAAATSLLTWGIILGLVVGKPIGVAAGTWLVLRTGLGRVPDTLRWGQLLGGSALSGIGFTVALFVTELALDDELLIAEAKIGILTGSILAALSGWLVFRLAGERGGQCSPTGLPTLPPRPWRPID